The following are encoded together in the Hoplias malabaricus isolate fHopMal1 chromosome 3, fHopMal1.hap1, whole genome shotgun sequence genome:
- the prkar1ab gene encoding protein kinase, cAMP-dependent, regulatory, type I, alpha (tissue specific extinguisher 1) b: MASGSVSSEEERSLRECEFYVQKHNIQQVLKDCIVQLCTSRPERPMAFLREHFERLEKEEAKQFLNQQKPSSRSDSREDEVSPPMNPVVKGRRRRGAISAEVYTEEDAASYVRKVIPKDYKTMAALAKAIEKNVLFSHLDDNERSDIFDAMFPVTYIAGEIVIQQGDEGDNFYVIDQGEMDVYVNNEWATSIGEGGSFGELALIYGTPRAATVRAKTNVKLWGIDRDSYRRILMGSTLRKRKMYEEFLSKVSILESLDKWERLTVADALEPVQFEDSQKIVVQGEPGDEFFIILEGCAAVLQRRSENEEFVEVGRLGPSDYFGEIALLMNRPRAATVVARGPLKCVKLDRPRFERVLGPCSDILKRNIQQYNSFVSLSV, encoded by the exons ATGGCGTCTGGCAGCGTGAGCAGCGAGGAGGAGAGGAGTCTTCGGGAGTGTGAGTTCTACGTACAGAAAcacaacatccagcaggtgctGAAGGACTGCATTGTCCAGCTGTGCACCTCACGACCCGAAAGACCCATGGCCTTCCTCCGAGAACACTTCGAGAGGCTTGAGAAG GAGGAGGCAAAGCAATTCCTGAACCAGCAGAAGCCCAGTTCCCGCTCAGACTCTCGGGAAGATGAGGTTTCTCCTCCCATGAACCCGGTGGTGAAGGGCCGGCGGAGGAGAGGAGCCATTAGTGCCGAGGTTTACACCGAGGAGGACGCAGCGTCATACGTCAGAAAG GTTATTCCCAAAGACTACAAAACTATGGCGGCTCTAGCCAAAGCCATCGAGAAGAATGTGCTCTTTTCTCATTTGGACGACAACGAAAGAAG CGACATTTTCGACGCCATGTTCCCCGTCACCTACATTGCAGGAGAGATCGTGATTCAGCAAG GTGACGAAGGTGACAACTTCTACGTAATTGACCAGGGGGAAATGGAT GTGTATGTAAACAACGAGTGGGCGACGAGCATCGGTGAGGGAGGTAGTTTCGGAGAGCTGGCGCTGATCTACGGGACGCCCAGAGCCGCCACAGTCAGAGCAAAAACCAACGTCAAATTGTGGGGCATTGACAGAGACAGCTATAGGAGAATACTGATG GGAAGCActctgagaaagagaaagatgtaCGAAGAGTTCCTCAGTAAAGTGTCCATCTTGG AGTCTCTGGATAAGTGGGAGCGCCTGACGGTAGCAGACGCTCTGGAGCCGGTGCAGTTTGAGGACAGTCAGAAGATTGTGGTTCAGGGAGAACCTGGAGATGAGTTCTTCATCATCCTggag GGCTGTGCCGCCGTGTTACAGAGAAGGTCAGAGAATGAGGAGTTTGTGGAGGTGGGACGGTTAGGACCCTCCGACTACTTTG GTGAGATCGCTCTGCTGATGAATCGTCCTCGTGCTGCTACAGTGGTGGCTCGTGGTCCTCTGAAGTGTGTTAAACTCGACAGGCCTCGATTCGAACGGGTTCTGGGGCCATGCTCAGATATCCTCAAACGCAACATCCAGCAGTACAACagctttgtctctctgtctgtctga
- the zdhhc16b gene encoding palmitoyltransferase ZDHHC16B, with translation MRSWRWYFSRVMHLSLRWFRLCPRRRRTKRSGRLRDFWNYIKVIRSSLYFNSLTNWDTVLDSMFEPVYWLVDNLTRWFGVVFVCLVIALTSSVVVIVYLCVLPLIINTYPTHWILWHLCYGHWNLVMVVFHYYKATTTPPGHPPQEKSDIPTVTICKKCIVLKPARTHHCSICNKCVLKMDHHCPWLNNCVGHFNHRYFFSFCLFMTMGCVYCSISAKDMFLDAYNAIESYYQTPPPPFTSQERLVHKSVLYLWVLTSSVALALGGLTLWHAVLITRGETSVERHINRKEARRLREKGKVFRNPYHNGKINNWKILFGVEKGSHWLTRVLLPSGHLPRGDGIVWDSPLYRTEAMAI, from the exons ATGCGAAGTTGGAGGTGGTATTTTTCCAGGGTCATGCACCTCTCTCTTCGCTGGTTCCGGTTGTGTCCTCGACGGAGGAGAACAAAGCGATCCGGGAGACTCCGGGATTTCTGGAATTACATAAAAGTGATTCGCAGTTCTCTCTATTTCAACTCCCTCACTAACTGGGACACGGTTCTGGACTCCATGTTTGAACCGGTCTACTGGCTGGTGGACAACCTGACCCGCTGGTTCGGGGTG gtgtttgtgtgtctggtGATTGCTCTGACCAGCTCCGTGGTGGTGATCGTCTATCTCTGTGTCCTCCCGCTGATTATAAACACATATCCCACCCACTGGATCCTCTGGCATCTCTGTTATGGTCACTGGAACCTCGTGATGGTGGTGTTCCACTACTACAAAGCCACTACAACCCCACCAGGACATCCTCCACAG GAGAAGAGTGACATTCCAACAGTGACCATTTGTAAGAAGTGCATCGTTCTCAAACCCGCCAGAACTCACCACTGCAGCATTTGCAACAA GTGTGTTTTGAAGATGGACCATCACTGTC CCTGGTTGAATAACTGTGTGGGCCACTTCAACCACCGCTACTTCTTTTCCTTTTGCCTTTTCATGACCATGGGCTGCGTCTACTGCAGCATCAGCGCCAAAGACATGTTCCTGGATGCATACAATGCTATTGAG AGTTACTATCagactcctcctcctcctttcacCTCTCAGGAGAGACTGGTCCATAAGAGTGTACTTTACCTGTGGGTCCTCACCAG CTCCGTGGCGCTGGCTTTGGGAGGCCTGACTCTGTGGCACGCGGTTCTCATCACCAGAGGAGAGACCAGCGTGGAGAGACACATAAACCGCAAGGAGGCCAGGCGACTCCGAGAGAAGGGCAAG GTTTTCCGGAATCCGTATCACAACGGAAAAATAAACAACTGGAAAATACTGTTTGGTGTGGAGAAGGGCAG ccacTGGTTAACGCGAGTGCTCCTGCCGTCCGGTCATCTTCCCCGGGGCGACGGGATCGTGTGGGACAGTCCTCTCTACAGAACAGAGGCCATGGCCATATGA